In the genome of Acidimicrobiales bacterium, one region contains:
- a CDS encoding haloalkane dehalogenase produces MQTLRTPDERFADLPGYPFAPHHAEIDDGEGGSLRVHFLDEGPPEAAPVLLLHGEPSWSYLYRHMIPPLVAAGHRVIAPDLVGFGRSDKPTAMADHTYARQVEWVRQLLFDHLDLRDITFFGQDWGGLIGLRLVAADPDRYTRVVVGNTGLPTGHGRPSDAFLAWQAFSQEAESFPVGAIINGGCATDLAPEVIAAYDAPFPDDSYKAGARIFPALVPTSTDDPASADNQAAWEVLSRFEKPFVCAFSDKDPITTGGDAPFRAKVPGAAGQPHTTIEGGGHFLQEDRGPELAQVLIDVIAAT; encoded by the coding sequence ATGCAGACCCTCCGCACCCCCGACGAGCGCTTCGCCGACCTCCCCGGCTACCCCTTCGCCCCCCACCACGCCGAGATCGACGACGGCGAGGGCGGCTCCCTGCGGGTCCACTTCCTGGACGAGGGCCCCCCGGAGGCGGCCCCCGTCCTGCTGCTGCACGGCGAGCCGTCGTGGAGCTACCTGTACCGCCACATGATCCCGCCCCTGGTGGCCGCCGGGCACCGGGTGATCGCCCCCGACCTGGTGGGCTTCGGGCGCAGCGACAAGCCCACGGCCATGGCCGATCACACCTACGCCCGCCAGGTGGAGTGGGTGCGCCAGCTCCTCTTCGACCACCTCGACCTGCGCGACATCACCTTCTTCGGCCAGGACTGGGGCGGCCTGATCGGCCTGCGCCTGGTGGCCGCCGACCCCGACCGCTACACCCGCGTCGTGGTCGGCAACACCGGGCTGCCCACCGGCCACGGCCGGCCCAGCGACGCCTTCCTGGCCTGGCAGGCCTTCTCGCAGGAGGCCGAGTCGTTCCCGGTGGGGGCCATCATCAACGGGGGCTGCGCCACCGACCTGGCCCCCGAGGTGATCGCCGCCTACGACGCCCCGTTCCCCGACGACAGCTACAAGGCCGGGGCCCGGATCTTCCCCGCGCTGGTGCCCACCTCCACCGACGACCCGGCCTCGGCCGACAACCAGGCGGCCTGGGAGGTGCTGTCCCGCTTCGAGAAGCCGTTCGTGTGCGCCTTCAGCGACAAGGATCCCATCACCACCGGGGGCGACGCGCCGTTCCGGGCCAAGGTCCCCGGAGCCGCCGGCCAGCCCCACACCACCATCGAGGGCGGCGGCCACTTCCTCCAGGAGGACCGGGGCCCCGAGCTGGCCCAGGTGCTGATCGACGTCATCGCCGCCACCTGA